Proteins encoded together in one uncultured Sphaerochaeta sp. window:
- a CDS encoding GGDEF domain-containing protein, whose product MNPLIIVDIFSMVPLFFTIYLATRHLSGSRQNRYYILASYITLALLAVEVLGYIMAGRTAAYAIVIHLLSNALYFILIPAVALIILWYLGYSEYGKTVKRVLYTPLALNAILTILSIQNGWFFSVNNSNEYIRGSFFYVTTCVSYSYYILILIQLFRMRHATISPSKFLVALVYCLPIIATIIQFLYLEDSYITSSIATALLLYYLIVQEAKFDFDLPTKARNRIAFERMLSIAEQRDQELVFILFDMNNLKRVNDTWGHHEGDHLLLTLAELLHKAFSPDGKVFRIGGDEFCVILTRAKIGKMQSKMEQFELKLLEANTKLAHPIDVAWGYAETNNDEGISTRDAFTLADKSMYRHKAMLKKSNLS is encoded by the coding sequence ATGAACCCACTTATCATCGTAGATATCTTCAGCATGGTTCCCTTGTTTTTTACCATTTACCTGGCTACACGACATCTTAGTGGGTCAAGGCAGAACAGGTACTATATCCTTGCCTCATACATTACCCTCGCGTTGTTGGCAGTGGAAGTGCTGGGGTATATCATGGCAGGGCGTACAGCTGCCTATGCCATTGTCATCCATCTGCTCTCGAATGCACTCTATTTCATCCTGATCCCGGCAGTTGCACTCATCATTCTTTGGTATCTTGGGTATAGTGAGTACGGAAAGACCGTAAAAAGAGTTCTCTATACCCCCTTGGCATTGAACGCTATACTAACCATTCTCTCCATCCAGAACGGTTGGTTCTTCTCTGTAAATAACTCCAACGAGTATATCAGGGGGTCATTCTTCTATGTGACTACCTGCGTTTCGTACTCCTATTACATCCTTATTCTCATCCAACTCTTCAGAATGCGTCACGCTACCATATCACCAAGCAAGTTCCTCGTTGCCTTGGTCTATTGCTTGCCTATCATAGCAACAATTATCCAGTTCCTTTATCTTGAGGACTCCTATATCACCAGTTCCATTGCAACAGCACTATTATTGTACTATCTCATCGTCCAGGAAGCAAAGTTCGATTTTGACCTGCCTACCAAGGCGCGAAACCGTATCGCATTTGAGCGTATGCTATCTATAGCAGAACAAAGAGACCAAGAATTGGTCTTTATACTCTTTGACATGAACAATCTCAAACGAGTCAATGATACATGGGGACATCATGAAGGAGATCACCTGCTCCTCACCTTGGCAGAGTTGCTGCATAAAGCATTCTCACCTGATGGAAAAGTATTCAGGATCGGCGGCGATGAGTTCTGTGTCATCCTTACCAGAGCCAAGATAGGCAAGATGCAATCCAAGATGGAACAATTTGAACTGAAGCTACTCGAAGCCAATACCAAACTTGCCCATCCCATCGATGTTGCATGGGGATATGCAGAAACAAACAACGATGAAGGTATATCCACCCGGGATGCCTTCACCCTTGCTGACAAGTCAATGTACCGCCATAAAGCGATGCTCAAAAAGAGCAACCTATCCTAA